A single genomic interval of Croceibacter atlanticus HTCC2559 harbors:
- a CDS encoding M56 family metallopeptidase, giving the protein MIQTIIEILVFQVLFLAVYELFLKNETFFNANRIYLLVTPILSLVLPFISLDVFKTEITTPFFQQLPTVFIGDVSTVQQTESSVWSLPMVLWLVGSGIALLLMCIKLIQLYKLKEKATQEKLEQCKIYIIPQSTLAFSFFNTIYIGKDISEPKRKSILDHELVHVKEKHSLDLFLFEILRIVLWFNPLVYLFQKQLRVLHEYIADTKVAARQTNSNYYQDLLTEVFQTQNLSFTNTFFNQSLIKKRIIMLHKNRSKSKFKLKYLLTIPLVCGILFYTSCQSDNSVVQEDTSVENKIVELEMSLEDKGSLTKEEQVLLTNLKAITNKEDTYLKNGNVEVIEVVETDGLATTDVPFSIVERVPTFQGCTGTNTELKTCMSNKVSLFVQENFDVKLAKRLGLSGTQKIYVAFKIDKTGEATDIKARAPHPELSEEATRVISKLPKMSPGLQSGKPVNVLYSLPIVFEIAE; this is encoded by the coding sequence ATGATACAGACAATTATAGAAATACTAGTGTTTCAAGTACTGTTTTTAGCAGTGTATGAGTTGTTTTTAAAGAATGAAACCTTCTTTAATGCAAACAGAATATACCTTTTGGTAACACCAATCTTAAGTTTGGTACTTCCCTTTATTTCGTTAGATGTATTTAAGACAGAAATAACAACACCATTCTTCCAGCAATTACCAACTGTTTTTATAGGAGATGTTTCAACAGTACAACAAACAGAATCATCTGTATGGTCATTACCTATGGTTTTGTGGTTAGTTGGATCTGGTATTGCCTTATTGTTAATGTGTATAAAGTTAATTCAGCTTTATAAGTTGAAAGAAAAGGCTACTCAAGAAAAACTAGAGCAATGTAAAATCTATATAATTCCGCAGTCCACCTTGGCGTTTTCATTTTTCAATACTATTTATATAGGTAAGGATATTTCTGAGCCTAAGCGTAAAAGCATCTTAGATCACGAGCTGGTTCACGTTAAAGAAAAACATTCCTTAGATCTTTTTCTATTCGAAATTTTGAGAATTGTGTTATGGTTTAATCCACTAGTATACCTATTTCAAAAACAATTGCGCGTATTACACGAGTATATAGCAGATACTAAAGTAGCGGCACGACAAACCAATTCTAATTATTATCAAGACTTACTTACAGAGGTCTTTCAAACACAGAACTTATCATTCACCAATACATTTTTCAATCAATCTTTAATCAAAAAACGAATCATTATGTTACACAAAAACAGATCAAAATCGAAGTTTAAACTAAAGTACCTTTTAACAATTCCATTAGTATGCGGAATCTTATTTTACACCTCTTGTCAAAGCGACAACTCTGTAGTGCAAGAAGATACATCTGTTGAAAACAAAATTGTAGAGTTAGAAATGTCTTTAGAAGATAAAGGCTCACTCACAAAAGAAGAGCAAGTGCTTTTAACTAATCTAAAAGCAATAACAAACAAGGAGGATACCTACCTTAAAAATGGTAATGTAGAAGTTATAGAGGTTGTTGAAACAGATGGCTTAGCTACAACGGATGTACCTTTTTCAATAGTTGAGCGTGTGCCTACATTTCAAGGATGTACAGGTACAAATACTGAGTTAAAAACTTGTATGTCTAACAAAGTTTCTCTGTTTGTACAGGAAAATTTTGATGTAAAACTGGCAAAACGTTTAGGGTTAAGTGGTACACAGAAAATTTATGTTGCATTTAAAATAGATAAAACAGGAGAAGCAACAGATATTAAGGCTAGAGCACCTCATCCAGAATTATCTGAAGAAGCAACACGTGTTATTTCTAAATTACCTAAAATGTCTCCAGGATTGCAAAGCGGTAAGCCTGTAAATGTTTTATACTCTTTACCTATAGTTTTTGAAATTGCAGAATAA
- a CDS encoding tetratricopeptide repeat protein, producing the protein MQNKLITYILISICIVTKAQSQDRALAIADSLYAIGSYTNAIKAYNSSSYKNNQLLKIAKAYETLGQTNSALKYYKSYIRVNPKSTTAILAYAKLLISKNDFKTADSLLLSIYDANKDNPNIPYQLGISKDVQKDSSATQYFEQTLKIDSTHTNAKYRLAKFYVVKRKFNRAEPLITSYLSNNPDDIRFLNLQALQYFHQENYHDAIVHYNELQALGEHTEQLYKNLAVCYSKTYQYNKLISVYKELLNTYDNQNGSWHYGLGRAYFFEGKIDEAQKHINLALLILDQPLDDYYLNFAMTYVEQQNYAEAIKFLKIAIEENSENKMAHYQLAVAADNYYEDKNAVLNMYQRYIDKFGTETNLSILVKRRMSDLKKEQHFNATEKDN; encoded by the coding sequence TTGCAGAATAAACTAATTACATATATACTAATAAGTATTTGCATTGTAACTAAAGCCCAATCTCAAGATCGGGCTTTAGCTATTGCAGACAGTCTTTATGCTATTGGCAGTTACACAAATGCTATAAAAGCTTATAACAGCTCTAGCTATAAAAACAACCAATTACTTAAAATAGCAAAAGCCTATGAAACTTTAGGTCAAACTAATTCTGCTTTAAAATATTACAAGAGTTATATAAGAGTTAATCCAAAATCAACAACTGCTATTTTAGCTTACGCAAAACTATTAATATCTAAAAATGACTTTAAAACTGCAGACAGCTTACTATTAAGTATATATGATGCTAATAAAGACAATCCCAATATACCTTATCAATTAGGGATATCTAAAGATGTTCAGAAAGATTCTTCTGCAACACAATATTTTGAGCAGACATTAAAAATAGATAGCACGCATACAAATGCTAAATATAGATTAGCAAAATTTTATGTTGTTAAACGAAAGTTTAATAGAGCAGAACCTTTAATTACGTCGTACTTATCTAACAATCCAGATGATATTAGATTTTTAAACTTACAGGCACTTCAATATTTTCACCAAGAGAACTATCACGACGCGATAGTGCATTATAATGAGTTGCAAGCTTTAGGAGAACATACAGAACAACTCTATAAAAACTTAGCGGTATGCTACTCAAAAACCTATCAATACAATAAATTGATTAGTGTTTATAAAGAGTTATTAAATACGTACGACAATCAAAATGGCTCTTGGCACTATGGCTTAGGACGCGCTTATTTTTTTGAGGGTAAAATAGATGAAGCTCAAAAGCATATAAATTTAGCGTTACTTATTTTAGACCAACCTTTAGATGATTATTATTTAAATTTTGCAATGACCTATGTTGAGCAACAAAACTATGCTGAAGCTATAAAGTTTTTAAAAATTGCTATTGAAGAAAATTCTGAGAATAAAATGGCTCACTATCAATTAGCAGTGGCTGCAGATAATTATTATGAAGATAAAAACGCTGTATTAAATATGTACCAGCGTTATATTGATAAATTTGGTACAGAAACTAATTTAAGCATTCTGGTGAAACGAAGAATGAGTGATTTAAAGAAAGAACAGCATTTTAATGCAACAGAAAAAGATAACTAG
- the coaD gene encoding pantetheine-phosphate adenylyltransferase, with amino-acid sequence MKRAIFPGSFDPITLGHYDIIERGLTLFDEVFLAIGVNADKKYMFSLEERKNFLEETFKDEPKIKVVTYKGLTVDFAKKNDCQFILRGLRNPGDFEFEKAIAHTNRKLAEIETVFLLTSSGKSYISSSIVRDVIRNNGDYTGLVPKAVRVK; translated from the coding sequence ATGAAACGTGCTATTTTTCCTGGTTCTTTTGATCCTATTACATTAGGGCATTACGATATTATTGAACGTGGTCTCACACTTTTTGATGAAGTATTTTTGGCTATAGGTGTAAACGCCGATAAGAAATATATGTTTTCTCTTGAAGAGCGTAAGAATTTTTTAGAGGAAACTTTTAAAGATGAGCCTAAGATAAAAGTAGTAACCTACAAAGGTCTTACAGTAGATTTTGCGAAGAAAAACGATTGCCAATTTATATTGCGTGGTTTACGTAATCCTGGAGATTTTGAATTTGAGAAAGCTATAGCGCATACTAATAGAAAGTTGGCAGAAATAGAAACTGTGTTTTTACTAACCTCTTCTGGCAAGAGCTATATCTCATCTTCAATTGTTAGAGATGTAATTAGAAACAATGGTGATTATACGGGTTTAGTTCCAAAGGCAGTTCGTGTAAAGTAA
- a CDS encoding D-alanine--D-alanine ligase, translating into MKTIVAIAMGGYSSEFQISLNSGNVVYKHIDLEKYTPYRVHILKEEWLAFDDENHSYVINKNDFSFIKQGKTIRFDVVFNIIHGTPGEDGKLQAYLELLNIPQTACDFYSAALTFNKRDTISVLKPYGIKTATNVFINKGDTVNVNQIISKVGLPCFVKANKAGSSFGISKVYNAEEFPKALDVAFKEDDEVLVESFLDGTEVSVGVITYNTTITALPITEIVSENDFFDYEAKYNGQSQEITPARISDAQRDEVQQIAIKIYKTLKLKGLTRAEFIFHNNEPHFLEVNTCPGLSEASIIPQQAAEAGISLKDLFSNVIAAAMH; encoded by the coding sequence ATGAAAACAATTGTGGCCATCGCTATGGGCGGATATTCAAGTGAATTTCAAATTTCACTTAACAGCGGAAATGTTGTTTACAAACACATTGACCTAGAAAAATACACACCTTACCGAGTACATATACTTAAAGAAGAATGGCTAGCTTTTGATGATGAAAATCATAGTTATGTTATAAATAAAAATGATTTTTCTTTTATAAAGCAAGGCAAGACAATAAGGTTTGATGTTGTTTTTAATATAATACACGGCACACCAGGCGAAGATGGTAAACTACAAGCCTATTTGGAGCTGTTAAACATACCTCAAACTGCTTGCGATTTTTATAGTGCCGCACTCACTTTTAATAAAAGGGATACTATTAGCGTTCTTAAACCTTATGGCATTAAAACCGCTACAAATGTGTTTATAAATAAAGGAGACACTGTAAATGTAAATCAGATTATCTCTAAAGTTGGCTTACCGTGTTTTGTGAAAGCAAATAAAGCTGGTAGCAGTTTTGGGATAAGTAAAGTTTATAATGCTGAAGAATTTCCAAAGGCATTAGATGTAGCATTTAAAGAAGATGATGAAGTTTTGGTTGAAAGTTTTCTAGATGGTACAGAAGTTTCTGTAGGTGTAATTACCTACAACACTACTATAACCGCTTTACCAATAACAGAAATTGTCTCTGAAAATGATTTCTTTGATTACGAGGCAAAATACAACGGGCAATCTCAAGAAATAACACCTGCCAGAATCTCTGATGCCCAACGTGATGAAGTACAACAAATAGCAATTAAAATTTACAAGACCTTAAAGTTAAAAGGGCTTACAAGAGCAGAATTTATCTTTCATAATAATGAGCCTCATTTTCTTGAAGTAAATACTTGTCCTGGCTTAAGTGAAGCTAGCATTATACCACAACAAGCTGCAGAAGCTGGCATTTCATTAAAAGATTTATTTAGTAATGTGATAGCTGCTGCAATGCACTAG
- a CDS encoding PASTA domain-containing protein, translated as MSIVKFIFSKTFLIQVVLAIVAVFVICYIALWYLDISTNHDQRIEVPDLSRMALDQVDTQLEELDLRREILDSANYNPDFPKYSVIEQVPAAGKFVKENRKIYLTLNPSGYGTIEIPNLIRRTRRQVEPTLRSLGFEIGDVTFKPDIAKDAVLELRHKGKRIEPGDMLMKTSKIDLILGDGSGRYNGNLDNDDDNDGTQDTNDTEQ; from the coding sequence ATGAGCATTGTAAAATTTATTTTTAGTAAGACATTCTTAATTCAAGTTGTCTTAGCAATTGTAGCAGTTTTTGTAATCTGTTATATCGCATTATGGTATTTAGATATATCTACCAATCACGACCAGCGTATCGAGGTTCCAGATCTTTCTAGAATGGCATTAGATCAGGTTGATACTCAATTGGAAGAGCTAGACCTTAGAAGAGAAATATTAGACTCTGCTAATTACAATCCAGACTTCCCTAAATATTCTGTGATAGAGCAAGTACCTGCTGCAGGTAAGTTTGTGAAAGAAAATAGGAAAATATACCTTACTTTAAATCCGTCTGGTTATGGAACTATCGAAATTCCTAACCTTATAAGACGTACGCGTAGACAAGTAGAACCTACATTACGTTCTTTAGGGTTTGAGATAGGAGATGTTACTTTTAAGCCAGATATTGCTAAAGATGCTGTGCTAGAGTTACGCCATAAAGGCAAACGTATAGAACCAGGTGATATGCTTATGAAAACGTCTAAGATTGATTTAATTTTAGGAGATGGTTCTGGAAGATATAATGGTAATCTGGATAATGATGATGATAATGACGGAACACAAGACACCAATGACACAGAACAGTAA
- a CDS encoding RluA family pseudouridine synthase: MTQNSKLSPKGFDTSNSSEDNDDDLYEHYAFTASKGQEPLRVDKFLMNFIENATRNKIQKAAKEGNIYVNDAVVKQNYKVKAGDEVKVLFEHPPYEMLLTPEDIPLNIVHEDDDVLVVNKPAGMVVHPGHGNYSGTLINALVFHFDNLPNNSSNRPGLVHRIDKDTSGLLVVAKTEHAMTHLSKQFFNKTSSREYIALVWGNVEDDQGTIEGHIGRHPKNRLQNTVFLEDDADEKGKPAVTHYKVIERLGYVTLLSCKLETGRTHQIRVHLKHIGHTLFNDERYGGDKILKGTHFSKYKQFVDNCFKTLPRQALHAKTLGFEHPVSGEWLSFDSEIPKDISDCVDKWRNYATHAMD, encoded by the coding sequence ATGACACAGAACAGTAAACTTAGCCCTAAAGGGTTTGACACATCAAACTCATCAGAAGATAATGATGATGACCTGTATGAACACTATGCCTTTACAGCTAGCAAAGGACAGGAACCGTTACGAGTAGATAAATTTTTAATGAATTTCATTGAAAATGCAACACGTAATAAAATACAGAAAGCAGCCAAAGAAGGTAATATTTATGTAAATGATGCTGTTGTAAAACAAAACTACAAAGTAAAAGCAGGCGATGAGGTTAAGGTGTTATTTGAGCATCCGCCTTATGAAATGTTGCTTACGCCTGAAGATATACCTTTAAACATTGTTCACGAAGATGACGATGTACTGGTAGTTAATAAGCCTGCCGGTATGGTTGTTCATCCTGGTCATGGTAATTACTCAGGAACCTTAATAAATGCATTAGTTTTTCACTTTGATAACTTACCAAATAATAGCAGTAACCGTCCAGGTTTAGTGCATAGGATTGATAAAGATACAAGTGGTTTATTAGTTGTAGCTAAGACAGAACATGCAATGACGCATTTGTCTAAACAGTTTTTTAATAAGACAAGCTCTAGAGAATACATAGCCTTAGTATGGGGAAATGTTGAAGATGATCAAGGTACTATAGAAGGTCATATTGGAAGACACCCTAAAAATAGATTACAGAATACCGTATTTTTAGAAGATGATGCCGATGAAAAAGGTAAGCCAGCCGTTACACATTATAAAGTGATAGAGCGTTTAGGGTACGTAACATTATTATCTTGTAAATTAGAAACAGGACGCACGCACCAAATTCGTGTTCATTTAAAACATATTGGTCATACTCTTTTTAACGATGAACGTTATGGAGGTGATAAAATCTTAAAAGGAACACACTTTAGTAAGTACAAACAGTTTGTGGATAATTGCTTTAAAACGTTACCACGACAAGCCCTACACGCTAAAACTTTGGGGTTTGAACATCCAGTGTCTGGCGAGTGGTTAAGTTTTGATTCTGAAATCCCAAAGGATATAAGTGACTGTGTAGACAAGTGGCGTAATTATGCCACACACGCTATGGACTAA
- the yaaA gene encoding peroxide stress protein YaaA, giving the protein MKIVVSPAKSLDFETKMPTTRGTQPTFLEQAAQINRKLETFSKAKLGKLMSISDKLADLNYQRYKDFTETHDKKNARPAMYAFAGDVYTGLDAYTIEEEKIDAVNDRLRILSGMYGILKPLDFIQPYRLEMGTKLPVGRGNKDLYDVWKEPVTTYLNNELEDDELFLNLASQEYFKAVDTKALKVPVISPVFKDFKNGKLKIIAFFAKKARGSMVRYIVDKDCKTLEDVKGFDYEGYRFSEVHTEKAQEPVFIR; this is encoded by the coding sequence ATGAAGATAGTAGTTTCTCCAGCAAAGAGTTTAGATTTTGAAACCAAAATGCCTACCACGCGTGGTACACAACCCACATTTTTAGAACAGGCTGCTCAAATAAATAGAAAACTAGAGACTTTTTCTAAAGCTAAACTAGGTAAGTTAATGAGCATTAGTGATAAGCTTGCTGACCTTAATTACCAACGTTATAAAGACTTTACTGAAACTCATGACAAGAAAAATGCACGGCCAGCAATGTATGCTTTTGCAGGAGATGTTTACACAGGTTTAGATGCTTATACAATAGAAGAAGAAAAGATAGATGCTGTAAATGATAGATTACGAATCTTGAGTGGTATGTATGGAATTTTAAAACCTTTAGATTTTATACAACCATACCGCTTAGAAATGGGAACAAAATTACCTGTAGGACGAGGAAATAAAGACCTTTACGACGTATGGAAAGAACCTGTTACTACATACTTAAATAACGAGCTTGAAGATGATGAGTTATTTTTAAATTTAGCAAGTCAAGAATACTTTAAGGCAGTTGATACCAAGGCTCTAAAAGTTCCTGTGATTTCACCGGTTTTTAAAGATTTTAAAAATGGAAAACTTAAGATAATAGCTTTCTTCGCTAAAAAAGCGAGAGGAAGTATGGTACGTTATATAGTCGATAAAGATTGTAAAACACTTGAAGACGTTAAAGGTTTTGACTACGAAGGCTATCGTTTTAGTGAAGTACATACAGAGAAAGCACAAGAACCAGTTTTTATTAGATAG
- a CDS encoding uracil-DNA glycosylase family protein, with the protein MFHHTHPYQPFIPKHTTKLIVGTLPPPRFTTGTLKPNDVAFSYGSIDGLLWPVLEQVFQVSLDYETTDVAISQRKALLKKHHIGICDIVDSAYRDKVDASDVGLRDIKLRDLIAYLEKHKTIHTLLFTGGNSKNGPEYFFRKHLKEYQLKLEVVNNDVPRIHQFTMPSSNRMITTVSLTSPSGSANRAVGSIQLYKDLKKQNPKFNTIDFRVLQYRKFFTNL; encoded by the coding sequence ATCTTTCATCATACGCATCCATACCAGCCTTTTATTCCAAAACATACAACAAAACTGATAGTTGGTACATTGCCACCACCACGTTTTACAACGGGTACTTTAAAACCAAATGACGTGGCCTTTTCTTACGGAAGTATAGATGGTCTACTTTGGCCAGTTTTAGAACAAGTATTTCAGGTGTCTCTCGATTACGAAACCACAGATGTTGCTATTTCACAACGAAAAGCGTTATTAAAAAAACATCATATTGGTATTTGTGATATTGTGGATTCAGCATATAGAGATAAGGTTGACGCTTCAGATGTTGGATTGCGGGATATAAAATTAAGAGACCTTATAGCTTATCTGGAAAAGCATAAGACTATACACACACTATTGTTTACTGGTGGTAACAGTAAAAATGGACCTGAATATTTTTTCAGAAAACATTTAAAGGAATATCAGTTAAAATTAGAAGTAGTGAATAATGATGTGCCTAGAATACATCAATTTACAATGCCATCTTCTAACCGCATGATTACAACCGTATCTTTAACCTCACCGTCAGGATCTGCAAATAGAGCAGTAGGTAGTATACAGTTGTATAAAGATTTAAAAAAACAAAACCCGAAATTCAATACAATTGATTTCCGAGTCTTGCAATACAGAAAGTTTTTCACAAATCTGTAA
- the trpA gene encoding tryptophan synthase subunit alpha, with protein sequence MNRIHKTLAEDKTLLSIYFTAGYPELNDTVTIIKSLEDSGVDMIEIGLPFSDPLADGPTIQESSTKALQNGMTTKLLFEQLRDIRSQVSIPLIIMGYFNPMLQFGFEAFCKECEAIGIDGLIVPDLPLAEYEDHYKGIFEKHNLSNVFLITPQTSDERIKQIDEASNAFIYMVSSASVTGSTSGFGEAQQSYFKRIKDLNLTNPQIVGFGIKDEQTFKDATANAKGAIIGSAFIKHLTKEGVANIPQFVKTIR encoded by the coding sequence ATGAACAGAATACACAAAACATTAGCTGAAGACAAAACACTTTTGTCTATTTACTTTACAGCAGGTTATCCAGAACTAAACGATACTGTTACAATCATAAAATCACTCGAAGATAGCGGTGTAGATATGATTGAAATCGGTTTACCTTTTAGTGATCCTTTAGCAGATGGACCTACCATACAAGAAAGTTCAACAAAAGCATTGCAAAATGGTATGACTACCAAACTTTTGTTTGAGCAATTAAGAGATATAAGATCTCAAGTTTCTATCCCTTTAATTATTATGGGATACTTTAATCCTATGTTGCAATTTGGGTTTGAAGCATTTTGTAAAGAATGTGAAGCAATAGGTATTGATGGCTTAATTGTCCCAGATTTACCATTAGCAGAATATGAAGACCATTATAAAGGGATTTTCGAAAAACACAACCTTTCCAATGTATTCTTAATTACTCCACAAACATCAGATGAGCGTATAAAGCAAATAGATGAGGCTTCAAACGCTTTTATTTATATGGTGAGTTCAGCAAGTGTTACAGGTAGTACAAGCGGATTTGGAGAAGCGCAGCAATCTTATTTTAAAAGAATTAAAGATTTAAATTTAACAAATCCACAAATTGTTGGATTTGGGATTAAAGATGAGCAAACCTTTAAAGATGCTACTGCAAATGCTAAAGGAGCAATTATAGGATCTGCATTTATAAAACATCTTACTAAAGAAGGTGTTGCAAATATTCCTCAATTTGTTAAAACCATAAGATAG
- a CDS encoding SIR2 family NAD-dependent protein deacylase produces MSAESGLKTFRDADGLWEGHDVMEVATPQAFERNPELVLEFYNQRRKQLKEVSPNEGHIGLAKLEEHFIVHIITQNVDNLHERAGSSNVIHLHGELNKVRSTFDENLVLDWTTDLNLGDFCEHNHQLRPHIVWFGEAVPMLDHAISITEQADILIIIGTSMQVYPAASLINFVHEETPIYFIDPKPNVKASKRLTIIEDTASKGVKKVTDKLLRKD; encoded by the coding sequence ATGAGCGCCGAAAGCGGCCTCAAAACCTTTAGAGATGCAGACGGCCTTTGGGAAGGTCATGACGTGATGGAAGTTGCCACACCGCAAGCTTTTGAACGTAATCCAGAGTTAGTATTAGAGTTTTACAACCAACGCAGAAAACAACTTAAAGAGGTATCTCCTAATGAGGGTCATATTGGTCTCGCTAAATTAGAAGAGCATTTTATTGTACATATCATCACTCAAAATGTAGATAACCTTCACGAACGTGCTGGTAGCAGTAATGTAATTCATCTACATGGCGAGCTTAATAAGGTAAGAAGTACTTTTGATGAAAACTTAGTGCTAGACTGGACAACAGATTTAAACCTAGGAGATTTCTGTGAACACAATCACCAACTTAGGCCTCACATAGTTTGGTTTGGCGAAGCAGTACCAATGCTCGATCACGCAATATCTATTACCGAGCAGGCAGACATACTCATAATTATTGGTACCTCTATGCAGGTGTATCCAGCAGCTAGTCTAATAAATTTTGTACACGAGGAAACCCCTATTTATTTTATAGATCCTAAACCAAACGTAAAGGCATCTAAACGCTTAACAATAATAGAAGATACAGCATCTAAAGGTGTAAAGAAAGTTACAGATAAATTATTGAGAAAAGACTAA
- a CDS encoding alpha/beta hydrolase, whose amino-acid sequence MTTAPLSLHHIIKPSSLTKKAPVIFMFHGYGSDENDLFSFATELDDKYMVISVRAPQPMQPYGNAWYTINFDAAGGKFSNEEEAIESRDKISNFIDEALKAYPIDEDNVTLLGFSQGTILSYAVALSYPEKIKRVVALSGYVNEDILVEGYQDNDFSNLTFYCSHGSVDQVIPIDWARKAKPFLDQLNINYKYSEFPVGHGVAPQNFYEFKTWLD is encoded by the coding sequence TTGACAACAGCACCCTTATCATTACACCACATCATAAAACCTTCATCTTTAACCAAAAAAGCACCTGTTATCTTTATGTTTCACGGTTACGGTAGCGATGAAAATGATTTATTTTCATTTGCTACAGAATTAGATGACAAGTATATGGTTATCTCTGTGAGAGCACCGCAACCTATGCAACCTTATGGCAATGCGTGGTACACAATTAATTTTGATGCCGCTGGCGGAAAATTCAGTAATGAAGAAGAGGCAATAGAAAGTAGAGATAAGATTTCTAATTTTATAGATGAAGCCCTTAAAGCATATCCAATAGATGAAGACAATGTAACCCTACTAGGTTTTAGTCAAGGTACAATCTTGAGTTATGCTGTTGCACTATCCTACCCAGAAAAAATTAAGCGTGTAGTAGCATTAAGCGGTTATGTAAATGAAGATATTTTAGTTGAAGGTTACCAAGACAACGATTTTTCTAACCTAACATTTTATTGCTCACACGGTTCTGTAGACCAAGTTATTCCTATTGATTGGGCGCGTAAGGCAAAACCTTTTCTAGATCAATTAAATATTAATTATAAGTATTCTGAATTTCCAGTTGGTCATGGTGTTGCACCACAAAATTTTTACGAATTCAAAACCTGGTTAGATTAG
- a CDS encoding DUF4870 domain-containing protein, which yields MNTQENIIPGKTIAVVSYLTFIGALIALFMHKDNPTKFGGFHLRQAIGIHLLQLSLAFVIGWFDSLLIFSAFWVFIVVLWAFGFIGAAQGKYQEIPVLGPLFQKWFSIIVPTN from the coding sequence ATGAATACACAAGAAAACATTATACCAGGAAAAACTATTGCAGTGGTCTCCTACTTAACATTTATAGGTGCACTTATAGCATTGTTTATGCATAAAGATAACCCTACTAAATTTGGAGGTTTTCATTTAAGGCAAGCAATAGGTATACATTTACTGCAGTTATCTTTGGCATTTGTTATTGGTTGGTTTGACAGCCTCTTAATCTTTTCTGCATTTTGGGTATTTATTGTAGTACTGTGGGCTTTTGGCTTTATAGGTGCTGCACAAGGCAAGTATCAAGAAATTCCTGTATTAGGTCCTCTATTCCAAAAATGGTTTTCTATTATAGTACCAACAAACTAA